The following proteins are encoded in a genomic region of Thermoflexus hugenholtzii JAD2:
- the mreB gene encoding rod shape-determining protein encodes MLTKRLGIDLGTANVLVYEVGRGIVLQEPSVVAMPVDGDEILAVGEEARAMYGRTPEIIEVIRPLRDGVIADYYVTERMLRYFINKVCGPLRLFRPHVMISVPYGVTSVESRAVHEAAVAAGAHPGHVYLIPEPLAAALGAGLPVDTPTGNMVVDLGGGTTEAAVISMLGIVTAHSVRVGGIRMDEAIIGYVRRKYNLAIGEPTAEQVKIQIGTALPLDPPLTMEVQGRDLVTGLPRTITLSSDEVLEAIQEPLQAVVGVVRAVLERTPPELAADIIDRGMAMVGGGALLRRIDEFLTQQTGVPAYVADAPMACVAIGAGKALENIHLFQRTLTTIWSSF; translated from the coding sequence ATGCTCACTAAACGTTTGGGCATTGATCTGGGAACCGCCAACGTGCTGGTTTACGAAGTGGGGCGCGGCATCGTCCTTCAAGAGCCCTCCGTGGTGGCCATGCCTGTGGATGGGGATGAGATCCTGGCGGTGGGAGAGGAAGCGCGAGCGATGTATGGCCGCACCCCGGAGATCATTGAGGTCATCCGACCCCTCCGGGACGGCGTGATCGCCGATTACTACGTCACCGAGCGGATGCTCCGGTATTTCATCAACAAGGTCTGTGGCCCCCTTCGCCTCTTCCGGCCTCACGTGATGATCTCGGTCCCCTATGGGGTGACCAGCGTGGAGAGCCGGGCGGTGCATGAGGCTGCGGTAGCGGCCGGCGCCCACCCCGGACACGTCTATCTGATCCCCGAGCCCTTGGCCGCGGCCCTGGGGGCGGGCCTGCCGGTGGACACCCCCACCGGGAACATGGTTGTGGACCTGGGGGGTGGCACCACCGAAGCGGCGGTGATCTCCATGCTGGGGATCGTGACCGCCCACTCTGTGCGGGTGGGCGGCATCCGGATGGATGAGGCCATCATCGGATACGTGCGTCGGAAATACAACCTGGCCATCGGGGAACCGACGGCGGAACAGGTGAAGATCCAGATCGGGACGGCCCTGCCCCTGGATCCGCCCCTGACCATGGAGGTGCAGGGCCGCGATCTGGTCACCGGGTTGCCGCGCACGATCACCCTGAGCTCCGATGAGGTGCTGGAAGCCATCCAGGAGCCCCTTCAGGCGGTAGTGGGAGTGGTCCGGGCGGTCCTGGAGCGCACGCCCCCCGAGCTGGCTGCGGACATCATCGATCGCGGGATGGCCATGGTGGGGGGCGGGGCGCTGCTGCGGCGGATCGACGAGTTCCTGACCCAGCAAACCGGCGTCCCGGCTTACGTCGCGGA
- a CDS encoding F0F1 ATP synthase subunit epsilon — MSPLRLEIVTQERALFSGDVDMVVAPGVEGELGILPGHAPLLTALGIGPLLARRGSEELWFAIHGGFMEVTPEKVIVLADVAERAEEIDIARAEEARQRAEQLLKERPAGVDLNAALAALRRSRVRLEVARRRRIRRESSSGP; from the coding sequence ATGAGCCCTCTGCGTCTGGAGATCGTCACCCAGGAACGCGCTTTGTTCAGCGGGGATGTGGATATGGTCGTGGCCCCCGGTGTGGAAGGGGAGCTGGGAATCCTCCCCGGACATGCACCGTTGCTCACTGCCCTGGGGATCGGGCCGCTGCTGGCCCGCCGGGGGAGCGAGGAGCTCTGGTTTGCCATCCACGGGGGCTTTATGGAGGTCACCCCGGAGAAGGTGATCGTGCTGGCGGACGTCGCCGAGCGGGCGGAGGAGATCGACATCGCCCGGGCCGAGGAGGCCCGTCAGCGCGCGGAGCAGCTCCTCAAAGAGCGGCCGGCCGGCGTGGATCTCAACGCCGCTCTGGCCGCCCTGCGCCGCTCGCGGGTCCGCCTGGAGGTCGCCCGCCGTCGCCGGATCCGTCGGGAGAGCTCGTCCGGACCATAA
- a CDS encoding nucleotidyltransferase: MSLERQDPRGRWQRMVADYRALREAERRDLAGATLPERIEIVEALQDFMEEVERIAGSSAASPFREMIRRLHHILEANRIPYVIIGGLAAALWGIARTTADVDVVLVLSSDQTSFLLDRLREAGFRASAEAFLRLREGRPVKLFFTRRFSVDLHQASFRLDREAIRRAREVELFGLALRLATPEDLIVYKLARWEPIDEQDVQAVLESQRGSLDWTYIEAAVRDLAQEAELPELLVRWSRLKEEIDG, translated from the coding sequence ATGAGCCTCGAGAGGCAGGATCCGCGGGGGCGCTGGCAGCGCATGGTCGCAGACTACCGGGCCCTCCGCGAGGCGGAACGGCGGGATCTGGCGGGCGCCACCTTGCCGGAACGCATCGAGATCGTGGAGGCCCTCCAGGACTTCATGGAAGAGGTGGAGCGGATAGCAGGCTCCTCCGCGGCGTCGCCCTTTCGGGAGATGATCCGGCGTCTTCATCACATCCTGGAGGCAAACCGCATCCCCTACGTGATCATCGGAGGGCTGGCTGCCGCCTTGTGGGGGATCGCCCGGACCACTGCGGATGTGGACGTGGTGCTGGTCCTATCGTCAGATCAGACATCTTTCCTTTTAGACCGTTTGCGGGAGGCGGGCTTCCGCGCAAGCGCGGAGGCCTTCTTGCGCCTCCGGGAAGGGCGACCGGTCAAGCTCTTCTTCACCCGCCGTTTCTCGGTAGACTTGCATCAAGCCTCCTTTCGGTTGGATCGGGAGGCGATCCGGCGCGCCCGGGAGGTGGAGCTGTTCGGGTTGGCGTTGCGCTTGGCCACCCCGGAGGATCTGATCGTCTACAAACTGGCTCGTTGGGAGCCTATCGACGAGCAAGATGTGCAGGCGGTTCTGGAAAGCCAGCGAGGTTCTTTAGATTGGACCTACATCGAGGCGGCGGTGCGCGACCTGGCCCAGGAGGCGGAGCTTCCGGAGCTGCTGGTCCGCTGGAGCCGTCTGAAGGAGGAGATCGACGGATGA
- the atpD gene encoding F0F1 ATP synthase subunit beta: MAKGSVGRIVQIMGNVVDVEFPPEELPDIYNAIEIPRDGHRLVLEVQQHLSGGVVRCIAMDTTDGLRRGMVAYDTGAPITVPVGEATLGRVFNVLGEPIDDKGPVHATEYRPIHQPPPSLEAQSTQIEVFETGLKVIDLIAPFMRGGKVAVFGGAGVGKTVIIMELIRNIATVHKGISVFAGIGERTREGTQLYREMIEAGVIDKTVMVFGQMNEPPGVRLRVGLTALTMAEYFRDQGRDVLIFIDNIFRFVMSGSEVSALLGRMPSAVGYQPTLAFEMGQLQERITSTRRGAITSMQAVYVPADDYSDPAPVATFAHLDATIALERSIAEKGIYPAVDPLASTSRILDPRIVGEEHYTVAREVQRVLQRYKDLQDIIAILGIDELSEEDKLIVARARKIERFFSQPMFVAEQFTGLPGRYVPLKETVRGFKEILEGKHDDLPEAAFYMVGTIDEAVEKAERLRRGELR, from the coding sequence ATGGCCAAGGGCTCTGTGGGTCGGATCGTGCAGATCATGGGGAACGTGGTGGATGTGGAGTTCCCGCCCGAGGAGCTCCCCGATATCTATAACGCGATCGAGATCCCCCGGGACGGACACCGGCTGGTGCTGGAGGTGCAGCAGCACCTGAGCGGCGGTGTGGTGCGCTGTATCGCCATGGACACCACGGATGGTCTGCGCCGGGGCATGGTGGCCTATGATACCGGAGCCCCCATCACGGTCCCGGTCGGGGAGGCCACCCTGGGCCGGGTGTTCAACGTGCTCGGGGAGCCCATCGACGACAAGGGCCCTGTCCACGCCACGGAATACCGGCCCATCCACCAGCCCCCGCCTTCCCTGGAGGCGCAATCCACACAGATCGAGGTCTTCGAGACCGGCCTCAAGGTCATCGATCTGATCGCTCCCTTCATGCGGGGCGGGAAGGTGGCGGTGTTCGGGGGCGCTGGGGTGGGCAAGACGGTGATCATCATGGAACTCATCCGCAACATCGCCACCGTCCACAAGGGCATCTCGGTCTTCGCTGGCATCGGGGAGCGCACCCGCGAGGGCACCCAGCTCTACCGGGAGATGATCGAGGCCGGGGTGATCGACAAGACCGTGATGGTCTTCGGCCAGATGAACGAGCCCCCGGGGGTGCGCCTGCGGGTGGGCCTGACCGCCCTCACCATGGCGGAGTATTTCCGGGATCAGGGGCGGGACGTCCTGATCTTCATCGACAACATCTTCCGCTTCGTGATGTCCGGCTCCGAGGTCTCGGCGCTGCTCGGCCGCATGCCCTCGGCGGTCGGGTATCAGCCCACCCTGGCTTTCGAGATGGGTCAGCTCCAGGAGCGCATCACCTCTACCCGCCGCGGGGCCATCACCTCTATGCAGGCGGTCTACGTGCCTGCCGACGACTATTCCGATCCGGCGCCGGTAGCCACTTTCGCTCATCTGGATGCCACCATCGCTCTGGAGCGGAGCATCGCCGAGAAAGGCATCTACCCGGCAGTGGATCCTCTGGCGTCCACCAGCCGGATCTTGGATCCGCGGATCGTGGGCGAGGAGCACTACACGGTGGCCCGGGAGGTGCAGCGGGTGCTGCAGCGCTACAAGGACCTCCAGGATATTATCGCCATCCTGGGCATCGATGAGCTCTCGGAGGAAGACAAGCTGATCGTGGCCCGGGCCCGGAAGATCGAGCGCTTCTTCAGCCAGCCGATGTTCGTGGCCGAGCAGTTCACCGGCCTGCCCGGCCGTTACGTCCCGTTGAAGGAGACGGTGCGCGGGTTCAAGGAGATCCTGGAAGGCAAGCACGATGATCTACCCGAGGCCGCCTTCTACATGGTCGGCACCATCGATGAGGCGGTCGAGAAAGCCGAGCGCCTGCGCCGGGGCGAGCTGCGATGA
- the atpG gene encoding ATP synthase F1 subunit gamma, whose product MPTLRELRRRIRTVRSISQITRAMEAVSASKMRRAQEMTLASRPYSQKAWEVLVHLAHQAEASALLHPLLEVRPVHRVLLVLITADRGLCGAYNDNIIRLAFRFAAVSRAPVAFLTVGRKGRDAVARVRGALIADFSPMPRWPRFADVRPIARLAMEEFLKGSVDEVYVAYTDFINTMVQRPRVRRLLPLRLTGAYEPAVPEAVERLDTRAVANKTFIYEPDPAQLLEVILPRFVELQLYQAVLESLASEHSARMVAMRNATENAENLIYTLTLSYNKARQQSITSEMLDIAGGAEAMRQAARAQIQARVRTPAGR is encoded by the coding sequence GTGCCTACCCTTCGGGAATTGCGGCGTCGCATTCGAACCGTGCGGAGCATCTCCCAGATCACCCGGGCGATGGAGGCGGTATCGGCCTCCAAGATGCGGCGGGCCCAGGAGATGACGCTGGCCTCTCGCCCCTATTCCCAGAAGGCCTGGGAGGTCCTGGTCCATCTCGCCCATCAGGCGGAGGCCAGCGCTCTTCTGCATCCCCTGCTGGAGGTCCGGCCGGTCCATCGGGTGCTGTTGGTTCTGATCACCGCGGATCGCGGGCTGTGCGGCGCTTACAACGACAACATCATCCGCCTGGCCTTCCGGTTCGCTGCCGTGAGCCGCGCCCCGGTGGCCTTCCTGACCGTGGGCCGCAAGGGGCGGGACGCCGTGGCGCGGGTGCGGGGGGCCTTGATCGCGGATTTCTCCCCCATGCCCCGTTGGCCACGTTTTGCGGACGTGCGGCCCATCGCCCGCCTGGCGATGGAGGAGTTTCTGAAGGGAAGCGTCGATGAGGTCTATGTCGCCTATACGGATTTCATCAACACCATGGTCCAGCGCCCCCGCGTCCGCCGGCTGCTCCCTCTCCGCCTCACCGGTGCTTATGAGCCGGCGGTCCCGGAGGCCGTGGAGCGGCTGGACACCCGGGCGGTGGCCAACAAGACGTTTATCTACGAACCGGACCCGGCTCAGTTGTTAGAGGTGATCTTGCCTCGTTTTGTGGAACTCCAGCTCTATCAAGCGGTTCTGGAAAGCTTGGCCAGCGAGCATTCCGCGCGCATGGTAGCCATGCGCAACGCGACTGAGAACGCGGAGAACCTGATTTACACCCTGACCTTGAGCTACAACAAAGCTCGCCAGCAGTCCATCACCAGCGAGATGCTGGACATCGCAGGAGGCGCCGAGGCGATGCGCCAGGCTGCCCGCGCCCAGATCCAAGCGCGGGTCCGCACCCCCGCAGGCCGCTGA
- a CDS encoding Uma2 family endonuclease, with product MQALRSLEVRSDHPYLLRLYGVSEAEFEALADEDLKAEYLDGVMIVHSPAGFSHEDRQAFLLALLRLYAETHGIGRVVGGNALFRVGRRQFAPDVMVLPRHVPIVRQRAEGIPLLVVEVLSESTRDYDLGEKRRLYREAGVGELWLVDVEGQVVIVERRGRGYESEEIHEGWVVSEAVPGFRIRAEWLWQEPLPSILECWQALSSAG from the coding sequence ATGCAGGCCCTGCGTTCGCTTGAAGTGCGAAGCGATCATCCCTACCTGCTTCGCCTGTATGGGGTGAGCGAGGCGGAGTTCGAGGCCCTGGCCGACGAGGATCTCAAGGCGGAATACCTCGACGGGGTGATGATCGTGCATTCGCCGGCGGGTTTCTCCCATGAGGATCGCCAGGCTTTCTTGCTCGCCTTGCTCCGTCTCTACGCGGAGACCCACGGGATCGGGCGCGTGGTCGGAGGGAACGCTCTCTTCCGGGTTGGCCGCCGGCAGTTCGCGCCGGATGTGATGGTCCTGCCCCGGCATGTGCCGATCGTCCGCCAGCGGGCGGAGGGGATCCCGCTCCTCGTGGTGGAGGTGCTTTCGGAGTCCACGCGGGACTATGATTTGGGGGAGAAGCGGCGGCTGTATCGGGAGGCGGGGGTGGGGGAGCTGTGGCTGGTGGATGTGGAGGGGCAGGTGGTGATCGTGGAGCGGCGGGGGAGGGGGTATGAATCGGAGGAGATCCACGAGGGCTGGGTGGTTTCGGAGGCGGTGCCGGGGTTCCGGATCCGGGCGGAGTGGCTGTGGCAGGAACCCCTCCCTTCCATCCTTGAATGCTGGCAGGCGCTTTCATCCGCAGGCTGA
- a CDS encoding Uma2 family endonuclease, with protein MAVAIPTRIRVDIQPFHPYLLRLYGVSEAEFEALADEDLKAEYLDGVMIVHSPASVRHEERQLFLATLLKLHADAHRMGRVLGGNAVFRWRERRLAPDVMVVRDEQRIGPKEVEGPPDLVVEVLSESTRDYDLGEKRRLYREAGVGELWLVDVEGQVVVVERRGRGYESEEIHEGWVISEAVPGFRIRAEWLWQEPLPSVLECWALMRGSGDAGPAFA; from the coding sequence ATGGCCGTCGCCATTCCCACCCGCATCCGGGTAGATATTCAGCCCTTCCACCCCTACCTGCTTCGCCTGTATGGGGTGAGCGAGGCAGAGTTCGAGGCTCTGGCCGACGAGGATCTCAAGGCGGAATACCTCGACGGGGTGATGATCGTGCATTCGCCGGCGAGCGTTCGACATGAGGAACGCCAGCTCTTCCTTGCCACCCTCTTGAAGCTCCATGCGGATGCCCACCGGATGGGCCGGGTGCTGGGAGGCAACGCGGTGTTCCGGTGGAGGGAGCGACGGCTCGCCCCCGATGTGATGGTGGTGCGAGACGAACAACGGATCGGCCCGAAGGAAGTGGAAGGGCCTCCGGACCTCGTGGTGGAGGTGCTTTCGGAGTCGACGCGGGACTATGATTTGGGGGAGAAGCGGCGGTTGTATCGGGAGGCGGGGGTGGGGGAGCTGTGGCTGGTGGATGTGGAGGGGCAGGTGGTGGTCGTGGAGCGGCGGGGGCGGGGGTATGAATCGGAGGAGATCCACGAGGGTTGGGTGATTTCGGAGGCGGTGCCGGGGTTCCGGATCCGGGCGGAGTGGCTGTGGCAGGAACCCCTCCCCTCCGTCCTCGAATGCTGGGCGCTGATGCGGGGGAGCGGCGATGCAGGCCCTGCGTTCGCTTGA
- the atpA gene encoding F0F1 ATP synthase subunit alpha: MADRTDAWQELIASLQQRIETYTPEVEVAEIGEVLEAGDGIARCSGLRNVMASELVEFENGVMGIAFNLERDNVGVIILGDFSGIRQGMKVRGTGRIASVPVGQALLGRVVDPLGRPLDGKGPIVTDRYRPIERIAPGVTKRQDVDTPVQTGIKAIDAMIPIGRGQRELIIGDRQTGKTAIAVDTIINQKGKGMVCIYVAIGQKRAQVARLVDILERYGAMDYTIVVAATASDPAALQYIAPYAGCAMGEEVMENGVIVDGQLVNDALIVYDDLTKHAWAYRQVSLLLRRPPGREAYPGDIFYLHSRLLERAARLANKYIIVPKDAPEDAREGVDGKVYTGPLGYKEALKALEARPDKENLKILKVKGSGGSLTALPIVETQLGDVSAYIPTNVISITDGQIYLETDLFNAGIRPAINVGISVSRVGGAAQTKAMKQVAGRLRLEMAQFRELAAFVQFGSDLDKTTLAIIERGKRLTEILKQPQYEPMPLEEQVMVIFAGTNGYLDAIPVERVRQWEKEFLRFMATNYPEVGRDIAERKEITKETEEKLRRAIEEFNRGWLAG, encoded by the coding sequence ATGGCGGATCGGACGGACGCCTGGCAGGAGCTGATCGCCTCTTTACAGCAGCGCATTGAGACATACACCCCGGAGGTGGAGGTCGCTGAGATCGGCGAGGTCCTCGAGGCCGGGGATGGCATCGCCCGGTGCTCGGGCCTCCGCAACGTGATGGCCAGCGAGCTGGTGGAGTTCGAGAACGGCGTGATGGGCATCGCCTTCAACCTGGAACGCGATAACGTCGGCGTCATCATCCTGGGAGATTTCAGCGGCATCCGCCAGGGGATGAAGGTCCGGGGCACCGGCCGCATCGCCTCGGTGCCGGTCGGCCAGGCCCTCCTGGGTCGCGTGGTGGACCCCCTGGGCCGACCCCTGGACGGGAAAGGGCCTATCGTCACGGATCGCTACCGCCCCATCGAGCGCATCGCCCCCGGTGTGACCAAGCGCCAGGACGTGGACACCCCGGTGCAGACAGGCATCAAGGCCATCGACGCGATGATCCCCATCGGGCGCGGCCAGCGGGAGCTGATCATCGGCGACCGCCAGACGGGGAAGACCGCCATCGCTGTGGATACCATCATCAACCAGAAGGGCAAGGGGATGGTCTGCATCTACGTGGCCATCGGTCAGAAGCGCGCCCAGGTGGCCCGTCTGGTCGATATCCTCGAGCGCTACGGCGCGATGGATTACACCATCGTGGTGGCGGCCACCGCCTCCGACCCCGCCGCCCTGCAATACATCGCCCCCTACGCGGGATGCGCCATGGGGGAGGAGGTGATGGAGAACGGGGTGATCGTCGATGGCCAGCTGGTCAACGACGCCCTCATCGTCTACGACGATCTCACCAAGCACGCCTGGGCCTACCGTCAGGTCTCCCTGCTGCTCCGGCGCCCGCCCGGCCGAGAGGCCTACCCGGGCGACATCTTCTACCTCCACTCCCGGCTTCTCGAGCGCGCCGCCCGGCTGGCCAACAAATACATCATCGTGCCGAAGGATGCTCCCGAGGATGCTCGGGAGGGCGTCGACGGGAAGGTCTACACCGGCCCTCTGGGCTACAAGGAGGCCCTGAAGGCCCTGGAGGCCCGTCCCGATAAGGAGAACCTCAAAATCCTCAAAGTGAAGGGCTCCGGCGGGAGCCTCACGGCGCTGCCCATCGTGGAGACTCAACTGGGAGACGTCTCGGCCTACATCCCCACCAACGTGATCTCCATCACCGACGGCCAGATCTATCTGGAGACCGACCTCTTCAACGCCGGCATCCGTCCGGCCATCAACGTGGGGATCTCGGTCTCTCGGGTGGGGGGCGCAGCCCAGACGAAGGCCATGAAGCAGGTGGCCGGGCGCCTGCGCCTGGAGATGGCCCAGTTCCGGGAGCTGGCCGCCTTCGTTCAGTTCGGATCGGATCTCGATAAGACCACCCTGGCGATCATCGAGCGGGGCAAGCGGCTGACGGAGATCCTCAAGCAACCCCAGTATGAGCCGATGCCCCTGGAGGAGCAGGTGATGGTCATCTTCGCCGGAACCAACGGCTACCTGGACGCCATCCCGGTGGAGAGGGTGCGTCAGTGGGAGAAGGAGTTCTTGCGTTTCATGGCCACCAATTATCCCGAGGTCGGCCGTGATATCGCGGAACGTAAGGAGATCACCAAGGAGACCGAGGAGAAGCTGCGGCGCGCCATCGAGGAGTTCAACCGCGGCTGGCTGGCAGGGTGA
- a CDS encoding M42 family metallopeptidase, with the protein MSDDLAGLLKVLTEAHGVPGYEAEVREVMRRLLEGLGEIEQDNIGSLICRRGEGGPRVMLAAHMDEIGFMVKHITPEGFIRFTPLGGWFDQVLLGQRVVIKTHKGDVIGVIGAKPPHLLPPDERKKVVEKKDMYIDIGATSAKEVEEAGVRIGDPIVPLAPFQVLAGGKTYLAKAFDDRVGCAVLVEVMRRLAQEGHPNTVYAVATVQEEVGLRGAATSVEKVSPEVALILESDIAGDVPGIKPEESTVKLGGGPTIVVYDARMIPNLRLRDLAVETARVLGIPIQFSVIEGGATDGGVIHLHKGGVPTLVLGVPARHIHSHGGIVHRDDVEQAIALVTALVQRLDAETVARLRS; encoded by the coding sequence ATGAGCGATGACCTGGCGGGGTTGCTGAAGGTCTTAACCGAGGCCCACGGCGTTCCGGGTTATGAGGCCGAGGTCCGCGAGGTGATGCGTCGTCTCCTGGAAGGCCTGGGGGAGATCGAGCAGGACAACATCGGCAGCCTGATCTGCCGGCGCGGCGAAGGCGGGCCTCGAGTGATGCTGGCAGCCCACATGGACGAGATCGGCTTCATGGTCAAGCACATCACCCCCGAAGGCTTCATCCGCTTCACCCCCCTGGGTGGATGGTTCGATCAGGTGCTACTGGGGCAGCGTGTTGTCATCAAGACACATAAAGGAGATGTGATCGGCGTGATCGGCGCTAAGCCACCTCATTTGCTTCCACCGGATGAGCGCAAGAAGGTGGTCGAGAAAAAGGATATGTATATCGACATCGGTGCCACCTCGGCGAAAGAGGTGGAGGAGGCCGGGGTGCGTATCGGCGACCCCATCGTGCCCCTGGCGCCGTTCCAGGTGCTGGCCGGCGGCAAGACATACCTCGCCAAGGCCTTCGATGACCGGGTGGGCTGCGCGGTGCTGGTGGAGGTCATGCGCCGCCTGGCTCAAGAGGGGCACCCCAACACCGTCTACGCTGTGGCGACGGTCCAGGAGGAAGTGGGCCTGCGGGGGGCGGCCACGAGTGTGGAGAAGGTGAGCCCCGAGGTGGCCTTGATCCTGGAATCGGACATCGCTGGGGATGTTCCGGGCATCAAGCCCGAGGAGTCTACGGTGAAGCTGGGCGGTGGCCCCACCATCGTCGTCTACGATGCTCGCATGATCCCGAACCTCCGCCTACGGGATCTGGCGGTGGAAACCGCCCGCGTCCTGGGGATTCCCATTCAGTTCTCGGTGATCGAGGGAGGCGCCACGGACGGCGGCGTCATTCATCTGCATAAAGGAGGGGTGCCCACGCTGGTCCTCGGCGTCCCCGCTCGGCATATCCATAGCCATGGGGGCATTGTCCATCGGGACGATGTCGAACAAGCCATCGCGCTGGTCACAGCCCTGGTGCAACGCCTGGACGCGGAGACGGTGGCCCGTCTGAGGTCATGA
- a CDS encoding ABC transporter ATP-binding protein, with translation MIRFDRVSKRFHAHRQRPRSFHELFVEGWRLWRRPPAEVFWALRDVSFEVKPGETVGLIGPNGAGKSTVLKLVARVLKPTSGRVEVWGRVAALLELGVGFHPELTGRENVFLNGAFLGIPRREMARRLEAIVAFAELEDYIDVPVKHYSSGMYVRLAFAVSVYLDPEILLVDEVLAVGDAAFQRKCVDHLMALQQAGVTILLVSHDLEAVQRLCHRALWFDHGRIRMEGMPSSVVQAYLDQVREREDQALRDHNRQEGPARRGSGRVRIQRVYLTDGEGRERYHFETGETMRIHLRYRAEKRIERPIFGLAIHRQDGVHICGPNTAFSGFEIPWVEGEGEIIYTIPTLPLLEGTYLISVAATDERDSEIFDYHDRAYVFRVVRGRHPERYGLMTMGGRWDHERLSVPQSLSVL, from the coding sequence ATGATCCGTTTCGACCGGGTCTCCAAACGGTTCCATGCCCATCGCCAGCGCCCTCGCTCCTTTCATGAGCTGTTCGTCGAAGGGTGGCGGCTCTGGCGGCGACCTCCGGCGGAGGTTTTCTGGGCACTGCGGGATGTCTCCTTCGAGGTGAAGCCCGGTGAGACCGTGGGACTGATCGGGCCCAACGGGGCGGGCAAGAGCACCGTGCTCAAGCTGGTTGCTCGGGTCCTGAAGCCCACGTCCGGCCGGGTGGAGGTGTGGGGACGGGTAGCCGCCCTGTTGGAACTGGGGGTGGGTTTCCACCCGGAGCTCACGGGCCGGGAGAATGTCTTCCTGAACGGCGCCTTCCTGGGCATCCCCCGCCGGGAGATGGCCCGCCGCCTGGAGGCCATCGTCGCCTTCGCCGAGCTGGAGGACTACATCGATGTCCCCGTCAAGCACTACTCCTCCGGGATGTATGTCCGTCTGGCTTTCGCCGTCTCCGTCTACCTGGATCCGGAGATCCTGCTGGTGGACGAGGTGCTGGCGGTGGGCGACGCGGCTTTCCAGCGCAAATGCGTGGATCATCTGATGGCCCTCCAGCAGGCCGGAGTGACCATCCTGCTGGTCTCCCACGATCTGGAAGCGGTGCAGCGGCTGTGTCACCGCGCCCTCTGGTTCGATCACGGTCGGATCCGGATGGAGGGGATGCCATCCAGTGTGGTCCAGGCCTATCTGGATCAGGTCCGCGAGCGGGAGGACCAGGCTCTTCGGGATCACAATCGGCAGGAAGGGCCCGCGCGCAGGGGGAGCGGGCGCGTGCGGATCCAGCGGGTCTACCTGACCGATGGCGAGGGCCGGGAGCGTTATCACTTCGAGACTGGGGAGACCATGCGCATCCATCTGCGTTATCGCGCGGAGAAACGGATCGAGCGACCGATCTTCGGCCTGGCCATCCATCGACAGGATGGGGTTCACATCTGCGGCCCCAACACAGCCTTCTCCGGTTTCGAGATCCCTTGGGTAGAGGGAGAGGGGGAGATCATCTATACGATCCCCACTCTTCCGCTCCTGGAGGGCACCTATTTGATCTCGGTGGCTGCCACAGATGAGCGGGACAGCGAGATCTTCGATTATCACGATCGAGCTTATGTCTTCCGGGTGGTGCGCGGCCGGCATCCGGAGCGCTATGGCCTGATGACCATGGGCGGCCGCTGGGATCACGAGCGGCTCTCGGTCCCACAGAGCCTTTCCGTCCTGTAA
- the sucD gene encoding succinate--CoA ligase subunit alpha: MSILVHRNTRVVVQGITGREGQFHTQQMLEYGTQVVAGVTPGKGGQWILGVPVFDTVKEAVEATGANCSVIFVPARFAPDAILEAADAGVPLIVCITEGIPVQDMIRVRAYLDRKGVRLIGPNGPGLITPGECKVGIIPGHITRPGPVGIVSRSGTLTYEVIAALSQLGIGQSTCVGIGGDPIPGTNFVEVLAMFEEDPQTEHVVLIGEIGGTEEERAADFIATKMSKPVTAFIAGRTAPPGKRMGHAGAIIEGGTGSAAEKIAKLESVGIPVARHPEEIAEIVASRLGVRA; encoded by the coding sequence ATGAGCATCCTGGTCCATCGCAATACCCGTGTGGTGGTGCAGGGGATCACGGGCCGTGAAGGCCAGTTCCACACCCAGCAGATGCTGGAATACGGCACGCAGGTGGTGGCCGGGGTCACCCCGGGCAAGGGCGGGCAGTGGATCCTGGGGGTGCCGGTGTTCGACACCGTGAAGGAGGCCGTAGAGGCCACTGGGGCCAACTGCTCGGTGATCTTCGTCCCTGCCCGCTTCGCCCCCGACGCCATCTTGGAAGCGGCCGACGCGGGAGTTCCCCTGATCGTCTGCATTACGGAGGGGATCCCCGTTCAGGACATGATTCGGGTCCGGGCTTACCTGGATCGTAAGGGCGTGCGGCTGATCGGGCCCAACGGACCGGGTCTGATCACCCCGGGGGAATGCAAGGTGGGGATCATCCCCGGCCACATCACCCGCCCGGGCCCGGTGGGCATCGTCTCGCGCTCGGGGACCCTGACCTATGAGGTGATCGCGGCCCTGAGCCAGCTGGGCATCGGCCAGAGCACCTGTGTGGGGATCGGCGGCGATCCCATCCCCGGAACCAATTTCGTGGAAGTCCTGGCGATGTTTGAGGAAGATCCGCAAACGGAGCATGTTGTGCTGATCGGCGAGATCGGCGGCACGGAGGAGGAACGGGCGGCGGATTTCATCGCCACGAAGATGAGCAAGCCGGTGACGGCCTTCATCGCCGGGCGCACGGCGCCTCCGGGCAAGCGCATGGGCCACGCGGGAGCGATCATCGAAGGGGGAACCGGCTCTGCCGCAGAAAAGATCGCCAAGCTGGAGAGCGTGGGCATCCCCGTCGCCCGCCATCCGGAGGAGATCGCGGAGATCGTGGCCAGCCGGCTCGGTGTCCGCGCGTGA